In Cryptomeria japonica chromosome 5, Sugi_1.0, whole genome shotgun sequence, the genomic window GAAGATGACAGTAAGATAGACCAATACAGCCCTAATTCAACACCTCTAACTTGGCCCTCAGACCTATATGTTCATGAATTGATGGATTTAAAGAGAAGGATTGAAGGCTTGGAAGTGCTAGAACAACTGAAGTTTAACAAATGGCAAGAGGTTATGGAAACCAACCATAAAATAACCATAGAAAACAAGTCTCTTAAAGAGGAAATCGCCAACTTACAAGCTAATCTGAAAACAGGGCAGCAAAAGATCTTGACCATGAAGGAGGAACTAAGACAGATAAAAAGTGGAAATTTTTCCACAACGACGGAGGAAAGAGACACCCCACACCTACAAGAGACCCAATCAgtaatagaaaacatagaaataAAAGAAGTTGAACTAAAGGAGCAACTTGAAGAGGCAAAATCATGGGTACAAGTAACAAAGGGTTCAACAGAGAGTCAAAAGGAACTCATAGAGAAACAAATCAAAGTGCAAATAGAGGAAGAAAGACAACGAAAAGATAGGGCAGCAAATATAATAATTAAAGGCTTGAAGGATTATGGGGAAGGTGAACATACCGATAGGTTAATTAAAGACTTTCTAGCAGACAAGTTGGAGTGAACAGGGCATATTCATCAAGCAAGTAGAATTGGGAGTGTGTCACGAGATAGCAGAAATAGAAATGTTAAGAGTAATATTGAAAAGTATCGAGGACAAGAACAAAATTTTGAGGAACAAAAGGTTTCTCAAGGCACACGATTCTTCATAGATGAAGATTTAACCCCTTTATAgctagaagagaagaaaagaatggGGCAAAATCATAGCAGCAAGAAGTGCAGGTAAGGAAGCATGGATGTATAGGGGGAAAGCCCAGTTCAGCAACAAAACAACATATAGTAAATAGGAAGGTGGGGCCCCCCGGGCACACCTCTCAATGGTAAGCTGGAATTGTAGAGGTTACCCTTGGAGGAGGGGGGTCGGTTTACGGCCCATTGCAAAGGGGATGGTTGTGATTGTCCTCCTTGAAACACATGAGCATGAAGGATGTAAGGTTCCAAATTTTGAGGGATATATGAAGGTATCAGTATGGAATGAGCTAACTGAAAGTGGAAAAGGCCATGCAGGAGTAACAATCTTAGTAAGAGATTCTTGGGAAAGAACAATACATGTGGAAAAAGAAGACCCCAATAAACAGTACATATGGATAAAAATAGAGGATAAAGAATTCACAATCTACCTTGCAGCATGCTACTTTGCTATTTATGGCTCAAAATTTTATAAGAAGAGGAAATTAGACAAAGAGGACCCTTATGTAGCCTTGAAAAAAGATATATCAGCATATAATCACAAAGGTGAGATCATCTTAATTAGAGACTTTAATGCTAGAACAACCAATAACCAGCCCCTTTGCCTTAATGATGAGGAGGGAATAGGTGACAATCCTTTGTGGTTAGAGGAAGAAGGGAGTCAAAAATGGGAAAGAATGTCTCAAGATGAGAAGGGAGCTATCACACATTATGGGGCAGAATTGCTAGGAGTTTGCAGCTTGTATGATTTGATAATATGCAACAGTTTAAAGGCTTGGCCGAGCTCAGGGAACATTACGTCTCACGCTTATAATGGTCAGAGTGTAGTGGACTATGTTATAAGCTCAAAGATGCTTGTGACAAGTGTAATAGATATTGTGGTGAAGGATTGTCCCATAGAAGTGAAATCGAATCACAACCCAATATATGTTAAGATTGGCATGTAAAAAGACAATCAACATCAAAGGGGGTTGTAACAATTAGAAAAGAAGGTCGTCACTCAAGGAATTATCCTCGACACATGAAAATcaagaaatctttcaaacaatcCTCAAAAAACAGTTGCAAGAAGAGGGCGTCAATGGGTTGGTCAACTCAAACAAGGAAATGATCGGTAGCGTAAAATTGACATCTATAATTCTCAGGGCTCTCAACTCATGTAAAAAGTCTAGACCTAAAAAGGACAATAAGAATAGCTTCCCCGCAAACCCATGGTATGATGAAGAATGTAAGGCGGCAAAGAAAATGGTCAAAACACGAGGTAACAAAAAAGAATATACAAAACTAGTGAGAATGAAAAAAGAGGAGTATgtgcaaacaagaagaaaagaattgaTTAAGCTTGGGAGACAAAATCCAAGGGGCTTTTGCAAAGAGTTGCAACAAAGAGATACAGGCAAAGAAAATAATATCACAAATCTTCAATGGCTAGAATATGCAAAGCAGctatatgagagagatcaagacAAAGATAGCCCTCTGATCATCAGATCAAGAAGTAAACTCTTCTCCTTGGACAATGTTAGAGAAGGAATTAGAAAACTTGAAGTGGGTAAAGCTTGAGACATAGATGGCATACAAGCAGAACATTTAAGGTGGGGATTAGAAATCCTCACGCCTCACATCAAAAGAATATTCAATGGAGTCGtccaaaatggatttccaacaaaTTGGTCAGGTAGTGTGGTCATCCCTTTGCTCAAAAGTGATGACATCAATAACCCCTCAAATTACCGCACTATAATGATCAATCCTCTTCAGTAAACTTTTTGGGAGTATGATAGAAAGGTGAATCAGTAATTGGGTTGAAAAGGAGGGAAAGAGAGCAAATGGGCAA contains:
- the LOC131072736 gene encoding uncharacterized protein LOC131072736, producing the protein MEDDSKIDQYSPNSTPLTWPSDLYVHELMDLKRRIEGLEVLEQLKFNKWQEVMETNHKITIENKSLKEEIANLQANLKTGQQKILTMKEELRQIKSGNFSTTTEERDTPHLQETQSVIENIEIKEVELKEQLEEAKSWVQVTKGSTESQKELIEKQIKVQIEEERQRKDRAANIIIKGLKDYGEGEHTDRLIKDFLADKLE